In one window of Burkholderia sp. NRF60-BP8 DNA:
- a CDS encoding DUF4148 domain-containing protein, with protein sequence MNRRHLLSALALTLAVSAPAFADSDTSHAGDSGNTSWSAQHNGPRTRAEVNAEVEQARKDGTLAYLRKATSYPQGLELAQGPYRPTPEGNQLAGAGR encoded by the coding sequence ATGAACCGCCGCCATCTTCTCTCGGCCCTTGCGCTCACGCTTGCCGTGTCCGCACCGGCCTTCGCCGATTCGGACACCTCGCACGCCGGCGACTCCGGCAACACGTCGTGGTCCGCGCAGCACAACGGCCCGCGTACGCGCGCCGAAGTGAACGCGGAAGTCGAGCAGGCACGCAAGGACGGCACGCTCGCGTACCTGCGCAAGGCGACGTCGTATCCGCAAGGGCTCGAACTCGCGCAAGGCCCGTATCGCCCGACACCGGAAGGCAACCAGCTCGCCGGCGCGGGCCGGTAA
- the ceoR gene encoding putative multidrug efflux transcriptional regulator CeoR has product MDRLQAMQVFTRVVDTSSFTKAAETLGLPRASVTTIIQNLEAFLGVRLMHRTTRRLSLTPDGAAYYERCVRILADVEETEASFQANNRKPHGKLRIDMPGSIGRLLVIPSLCEFHTRYPDIDLQLGLSDRPVDLLQEGVDCVIRVGALQDSSLVARRVGLFECVTVGSPDYLERHGEPQTIDDLSQHKAVNYFSSRTGRTIDWTFLIEGKEVEMKMEGIVSVNDADAYVTCGVEGFGLIQPPLFMVLPHLREGRLKEVLPGVKPLPMPISVVYPHSRHLSPKVRVFVDWIAEVFDRCPLLSGKGSLDATCSKRTFEEAERAPALDTPVINEWVA; this is encoded by the coding sequence ATGGACCGGCTTCAGGCCATGCAGGTGTTTACTCGTGTCGTCGATACAAGCAGCTTCACCAAGGCAGCAGAAACGCTCGGCTTGCCGCGGGCGTCCGTCACGACGATCATCCAGAATCTCGAAGCATTCCTCGGCGTGCGGCTGATGCACCGGACCACGCGCCGGCTCTCGCTCACGCCCGACGGCGCCGCCTACTACGAACGCTGCGTGCGGATCCTCGCGGACGTCGAGGAAACCGAAGCAAGCTTCCAGGCCAACAACCGGAAGCCGCACGGAAAGTTGCGTATCGACATGCCGGGCTCGATCGGGCGGCTGCTCGTGATTCCGTCGCTGTGCGAGTTTCATACGCGCTATCCGGACATCGACCTGCAACTCGGCCTGTCCGATCGGCCGGTCGACCTGCTGCAGGAAGGCGTCGACTGCGTGATCCGCGTCGGTGCGCTGCAGGATTCGTCGCTCGTCGCACGCCGCGTCGGCCTGTTCGAATGCGTGACGGTCGGTTCGCCCGACTATCTCGAGCGCCACGGCGAACCGCAGACGATCGACGACCTGAGCCAGCACAAGGCCGTCAACTACTTCTCGAGCCGCACCGGCCGCACGATCGACTGGACGTTCCTGATCGAAGGCAAGGAAGTCGAGATGAAGATGGAGGGCATCGTGTCGGTGAACGATGCCGATGCGTACGTGACGTGCGGCGTCGAGGGCTTCGGGCTGATCCAGCCGCCGCTGTTCATGGTGCTGCCGCACCTGCGCGAGGGCCGGCTCAAGGAAGTCCTGCCCGGCGTCAAGCCGCTGCCGATGCCGATCTCGGTCGTGTATCCGCACAGCCGTCATCTGTCGCCGAAGGTGCGCGTGTTCGTTGACTGGATCGCCGAAGTGTTCGACCGGTGCCCGCTGCTGAGCGGCAAGGGCAGCCTCGACGCGACGTGCAGCAAGCGCACGTTCGAGGAAGCCGAGCGCGCGCCGGCGCTCGATACGCCGGTCATCAACGAGTGGGTCGCGTAA
- a CDS encoding PhzF family phenazine biosynthesis protein, which yields MTTTEHPVSPLSPFPVERLASFADGNAGGNPAGVVICAVLPDAPTMQAIAAEVGYSETAFAAPLGDAWRVRYFAPEIEVPFCGHATIALGAALARREGDGLFHLRLNDAEITVEGRRDGTALVAALQSPPTHSEPAPPDLVRDALALFDYRHRDLDPRLPPAIARGGAKHLVLALAERTRLSEMHYDLDVGRELMLAHGFATIALVHAEHQRLFHARNPFAAGGVYEDPATGAAAAALAGYLRDAGWLRDGPLDIIQGEDMGMRSRIHVQISPETGASIRVSGAVRALA from the coding sequence ATGACCACGACAGAACACCCTGTTTCGCCGCTCAGCCCTTTCCCCGTCGAACGATTGGCCTCGTTCGCCGATGGCAATGCCGGCGGCAATCCTGCCGGTGTCGTGATTTGCGCGGTGTTGCCGGATGCTCCCACCATGCAGGCAATCGCCGCGGAGGTCGGCTATTCCGAAACGGCATTCGCGGCGCCGCTCGGCGATGCGTGGCGGGTACGCTATTTCGCGCCCGAAATCGAGGTTCCCTTCTGTGGACATGCCACCATCGCACTGGGCGCTGCGCTTGCCCGGCGTGAAGGAGACGGGCTGTTTCATCTGCGTCTCAACGACGCGGAAATCACGGTCGAGGGGCGTCGTGACGGTACGGCGCTGGTCGCTGCGTTGCAGTCGCCGCCCACCCATAGCGAGCCGGCGCCGCCCGATCTCGTGCGCGATGCACTGGCGCTGTTCGACTATCGACACCGCGACCTCGATCCGCGCCTGCCCCCTGCGATTGCGCGTGGTGGTGCAAAGCACCTCGTCCTCGCACTGGCCGAACGCACGCGTCTATCTGAAATGCACTACGACCTCGATGTCGGCCGCGAACTCATGCTGGCTCACGGCTTCGCCACGATCGCGCTGGTGCACGCAGAGCATCAACGGCTGTTTCACGCTCGCAATCCCTTTGCGGCGGGAGGGGTGTACGAAGACCCGGCGACGGGAGCGGCAGCGGCGGCCCTGGCCGGCTATCTTCGGGATGCGGGGTGGCTGCGCGATGGCCCGCTCGACATCATTCAGGGCGAGGACATGGGGATGCGCAGCCGCATCCATGTGCAAATCTCCCCGGAAACCGGCGCGAGCATACGGGTATCGGGGGCGGTTCGCGCGTTGGCTTGA
- a CDS encoding TetR/AcrR family transcriptional regulator: MRYSAEHKHETRTRILEAASRLFRQEGYGGSGIGPLTKAAGVTNGAFYGHFKSKGEAFRQIVLDGLDQLRQGVATFKAEHGARWRRPFVAFYLGPRRTCALGESCALPSLSPEVMRADDDTRDAYEHALRQIVDEVSSGLGDTPDDDRAIAFLALLSGGVTLARAVRDPELAQRIADAVGRYAVVIAERTDVQPEPRSSRADA; encoded by the coding sequence ATGCGTTATTCCGCCGAGCACAAGCACGAAACCCGCACCCGCATCCTCGAAGCCGCGAGTCGCCTGTTCCGCCAGGAAGGGTATGGCGGCTCCGGCATCGGTCCGTTGACGAAGGCGGCCGGCGTCACCAACGGCGCGTTCTACGGGCATTTCAAGTCCAAGGGTGAAGCCTTCCGCCAGATCGTGCTCGACGGCCTCGACCAGCTCCGGCAAGGTGTCGCAACCTTCAAGGCCGAGCATGGCGCCCGTTGGCGGCGCCCGTTCGTAGCGTTCTACCTGGGGCCGCGACGCACCTGCGCACTCGGCGAAAGCTGTGCGCTGCCGAGCCTGTCTCCCGAAGTGATGCGCGCCGACGACGACACGCGCGACGCGTATGAACACGCGCTGCGGCAAATCGTCGACGAAGTGTCGTCCGGGCTCGGCGACACGCCCGACGACGACCGCGCGATCGCGTTTCTCGCGCTGCTGTCCGGTGGCGTCACGCTCGCGCGCGCGGTGCGCGATCCCGAACTCGCGCAGCGCATCGCCGATGCGGTCGGCCGTTACGCGGTCGTGATCGCCGAGCGTACCGACGTGCAACCCGAACCACGGTCATCGCGCGCCGACGCCTGA
- a CDS encoding alpha/beta hydrolase — protein sequence MDASEFSKFLKAALPAQAMAGAALTVAEVEIPGYAQDIVLRLYRRPDKTGLPVVLYFHGGGFVRGSLEDADFAARFLAERLPALVVSVDYSLAPAFPFPAAPEDAYRAAVWAATRARAFGGNPKKIGVAGHDAGGQLANCLAFIARDRGEVSIVAQALFGPMLDPSMTRIGDAERLASDITARECAACYRAYLPQAAQRMHPYAAPIESVRLAGLPPTLVVTAQNDVLHVEAEKYAGCLISSGVLTQVIRYPDITHAALATHEAAFEEAVRFFQCRFQARQPNRSE from the coding sequence ATGGACGCTTCTGAATTCAGCAAATTCCTGAAAGCCGCATTGCCCGCGCAAGCCATGGCGGGCGCGGCGCTGACGGTGGCCGAAGTGGAAATTCCCGGCTACGCACAGGACATCGTGCTGCGCCTCTACCGCCGCCCGGACAAGACCGGGTTGCCAGTAGTGCTTTATTTCCACGGCGGCGGCTTCGTCCGCGGTTCGCTCGAAGATGCGGACTTCGCCGCGCGTTTTTTAGCAGAACGCTTACCAGCTCTCGTAGTGTCGGTCGATTATTCGCTCGCGCCGGCCTTTCCTTTTCCGGCCGCGCCGGAGGATGCGTATCGCGCCGCCGTCTGGGCCGCGACGCGCGCCCGCGCGTTCGGCGGCAATCCGAAGAAGATCGGGGTCGCGGGGCACGACGCGGGCGGCCAGCTCGCGAACTGCCTGGCCTTCATCGCACGCGACCGCGGCGAAGTGTCGATCGTCGCGCAGGCGCTGTTCGGGCCGATGCTCGACCCGAGCATGACGCGCATCGGCGACGCCGAGCGGCTCGCGTCCGACATCACCGCGCGCGAATGCGCGGCCTGCTATCGCGCATACCTGCCGCAGGCGGCGCAACGCATGCACCCGTACGCGGCGCCGATCGAATCGGTGCGCCTCGCGGGGCTGCCGCCGACGCTCGTCGTCACCGCGCAGAACGACGTGCTGCACGTCGAAGCGGAGAAATATGCGGGCTGCCTGATTTCGTCGGGCGTGCTTACGCAGGTGATCCGCTATCCGGACATCACGCACGCCGCGCTCGCCACGCACGAAGCCGCGTTCGAGGAAGCCGTGCGCTTCTTCCAGTGCCGCTTCCAGGCGCGCCAGCCGAACCGTTCCGAATAA
- the opcM gene encoding multidrug efflux transporter outer membrane subunit OpcM codes for MNDMHDTNGLMRFAKVAAASTLLATLLAACAVGPDYKRPDAAAPAAFKEAPTLAAGEQAGTWKTAEPSDGEHRGEWWKVFGDPVLDSLETQALAANQNLKAAAARVEEARAATRSARSQWFPQIGAGFGPTREGLSSASQFQPQGTGPTNATLWRAQGTVSYEADLFGRVGRNVEASRADQAQSEALFRSVQLALQADVAQNYFELRQLDSDQDLYRRTVELREQALKLVQRRFNEGDISELDVSRAKNELASAQADAVGVARRRAASEHALAILLGKAPADFAFKETPIVPVAVKIPPGLPSALLERRPDVAAAERAMAAANARIGLAKSAYFPKLDITGSFGYEASTLGNLFLWSSRTFLLGPFAGTALTLPLFDGGRRAAGVQQARAQYDEQVANYRQQVLVAFREVEDNLADLRLLDDQIRAQDAAVNASRRAAKLSRTQYQEGEVAYLDVIDSERSVLQSQLQANQLTGAQAVSTVNLIRALGGGWGAAPTAVGGAATGKEDMAAR; via the coding sequence ATGAACGACATGCACGATACGAACGGCCTGATGCGCTTCGCGAAGGTGGCGGCCGCGAGCACTCTGCTCGCGACGCTGCTCGCCGCGTGCGCGGTCGGCCCAGACTACAAGCGTCCGGACGCGGCGGCGCCCGCCGCGTTCAAGGAAGCGCCGACCCTCGCCGCCGGCGAGCAGGCCGGCACGTGGAAGACGGCCGAGCCGTCGGACGGCGAACATCGCGGCGAATGGTGGAAGGTGTTCGGCGACCCGGTGCTCGATTCGCTCGAGACGCAGGCGCTCGCCGCGAACCAGAATCTCAAGGCCGCGGCCGCGCGGGTCGAGGAAGCGCGTGCGGCGACGCGTTCGGCGCGCTCGCAATGGTTCCCGCAGATCGGCGCCGGGTTCGGGCCGACGCGCGAGGGGCTGTCGTCGGCATCGCAGTTCCAGCCGCAGGGCACGGGCCCGACCAACGCGACGCTGTGGCGCGCGCAGGGCACGGTGTCGTATGAAGCCGACCTGTTCGGCCGCGTCGGCCGCAACGTCGAGGCGTCGCGTGCCGACCAGGCGCAGAGCGAAGCGCTGTTCCGCTCGGTACAGCTCGCGCTGCAGGCCGATGTCGCGCAGAACTACTTCGAGCTGCGTCAGCTCGACTCGGACCAGGATCTGTACCGCCGCACCGTCGAGTTGCGCGAACAGGCATTGAAGCTCGTGCAGCGCCGCTTCAACGAAGGCGACATCAGCGAGCTCGACGTGTCGCGCGCGAAGAACGAACTGGCCAGCGCGCAGGCCGATGCGGTCGGCGTCGCGCGCCGGCGCGCGGCGTCGGAGCATGCGCTCGCGATCCTGCTCGGCAAGGCGCCCGCGGATTTCGCGTTCAAGGAAACGCCGATCGTGCCGGTCGCGGTGAAGATTCCGCCGGGCCTGCCGTCCGCGCTGCTGGAACGCCGCCCGGACGTGGCGGCGGCCGAGCGCGCGATGGCGGCCGCGAACGCACGGATCGGGCTCGCGAAGTCTGCGTACTTCCCGAAGCTCGATATCACCGGGTCGTTCGGCTATGAGGCGTCGACGCTCGGCAACCTGTTCCTGTGGTCGAGCCGCACGTTCCTGCTCGGGCCGTTCGCCGGCACCGCGCTGACGTTGCCGCTGTTCGACGGCGGGCGGCGGGCGGCCGGCGTGCAGCAGGCGCGCGCGCAGTACGACGAACAGGTCGCGAACTACCGGCAGCAGGTGCTCGTCGCGTTCCGCGAGGTCGAGGACAATCTCGCCGATCTGCGCCTGCTCGACGACCAGATCCGCGCGCAGGATGCCGCCGTCAACGCGTCGCGCCGGGCGGCGAAGCTGTCGCGTACGCAGTATCAGGAAGGCGAGGTCGCGTATCTCGACGTGATCGACAGCGAGCGGTCGGTGTTGCAGTCGCAGTTGCAGGCGAATCAGCTTACCGGTGCGCAGGCCGTGTCGACCGTCAACCTGATCCGTGCGCTCGGCGGCGGGTGGGGCGCGGCGCCGACGGCGGTCGGCGGCGCGGCGACCGGCAAGGAGGATATGGCTGCGCGGTGA
- a CDS encoding purine-nucleoside phosphorylase — MLTRSILSAAAFSLAACATAPSIAQDNQGNDAGNAAFAETGSHGRPVKVMIVTMFGPEGQAWLDRLGPWRDIAVPGLSPDYPAVHCNKQDVCVVTTGMGYANASATIMALTFSQRFDLRRTYFLVSGIAGVDPAQGTVGSAAWSKYLVDFSLQWELDAREIPAGWNTGYLGINTKSPNDKPPLDYRTEVFQLNPQLTDAAYALSRNVVLADSAQAQAARAKFTYAPANRPPTVIQCDTSSGNTWFSGTLIGERARQWTKILTDGKGTYCMTAQEDNATYEALKRAASVKRVDLSRVAVLRTGSDFDRPYAGQTSADNLLNYADQGGFAPATENLYRAGNPLVQDIVTHWGEWRDGVPRR, encoded by the coding sequence ATGCTGACTCGCTCCATTCTTTCCGCCGCCGCATTCTCGCTTGCCGCCTGCGCGACCGCGCCGTCGATCGCGCAGGACAACCAGGGCAACGATGCCGGCAACGCGGCATTCGCCGAGACCGGCTCGCATGGCCGCCCGGTCAAGGTCATGATCGTCACGATGTTCGGGCCGGAGGGCCAGGCGTGGCTCGACCGGCTCGGCCCGTGGCGCGACATCGCCGTGCCCGGCCTGTCGCCCGACTATCCGGCGGTCCACTGCAACAAGCAGGACGTATGCGTGGTCACGACCGGCATGGGCTATGCGAACGCGTCGGCGACGATCATGGCGCTCACGTTCTCGCAACGCTTCGATCTGCGCCGCACGTATTTCCTGGTCTCGGGCATCGCGGGCGTCGACCCCGCGCAAGGCACGGTCGGATCGGCCGCGTGGTCGAAATACCTCGTCGATTTCAGCCTGCAGTGGGAGCTCGATGCGCGCGAGATTCCGGCCGGCTGGAACACCGGCTATCTCGGCATCAATACGAAGAGCCCGAACGACAAGCCGCCGCTCGACTATCGCACCGAAGTGTTTCAGCTCAACCCGCAACTGACCGACGCCGCCTACGCGCTGTCGCGCAACGTCGTGCTGGCAGACAGCGCGCAGGCGCAAGCGGCGCGTGCGAAGTTCACGTATGCGCCGGCGAACCGGCCGCCGACGGTGATCCAGTGCGACACGTCATCGGGCAACACGTGGTTCTCGGGCACGCTGATCGGCGAGCGCGCACGCCAGTGGACCAAGATCCTGACGGACGGCAAGGGCACCTACTGCATGACCGCGCAGGAAGACAACGCGACGTACGAAGCGCTCAAGCGCGCGGCGAGCGTGAAGCGGGTCGACCTGTCGCGCGTGGCCGTGCTGCGCACCGGGTCCGATTTCGATCGGCCGTACGCGGGGCAGACGAGCGCCGACAACCTGCTGAACTACGCGGACCAGGGCGGTTTCGCCCCGGCGACCGAAAACCTGTACCGCGCGGGCAATCCGCTGGTGCAGGACATCGTCACGCACTGGGGCGAATGGCGCGACGGGGTGCCGCGCCGTTGA
- the ceoA gene encoding multidrug efflux RND transporter periplasmic adaptor subunit CeoA, with protein sequence MAILRTTRSRIATAAIVTLAVVGLGTFGAMRVNANAPEKAAAPLPEVDVATVVPQTVTDWQSYSGRLEAVEKVDVRPQVSGTIVAVNFKDGALVKKGDVLFVIDPRPYQAEVDRAAAQLAAAQARNGYAQTDWQRAQRLIGDNAIAKRDYDEKQNAAREASANLKAAEAALETARINLGYTRITAPVSGRVSRAEITLGNVVSAGASAAPLTTLVSVSPIYASFDADEQTYLQYINGARSGRKVPVELGLANETGYSRSGEIDSVDNRLDTSSGTIRVRARFDNADGTLVPGLYARVKVGGSAPHEALLVDDAAINTDQDKKFVFVVDQQGRVSYREVQPGMQHGNRRVIVSGLAAGDRVIVNGTQRVRPGEQVKPHMVPMTGGDDPAAPLASTAKPAAPAKADS encoded by the coding sequence ATGGCCATCCTACGCACCACCCGTTCCCGAATCGCGACCGCGGCGATCGTCACGCTCGCCGTCGTCGGCCTCGGCACGTTCGGCGCGATGCGCGTCAACGCGAACGCACCCGAAAAAGCGGCGGCGCCGCTGCCCGAAGTCGACGTCGCGACCGTCGTGCCGCAGACCGTGACCGACTGGCAAAGCTACTCGGGCCGTCTCGAAGCGGTCGAGAAAGTCGACGTGCGCCCGCAGGTGTCGGGCACGATCGTCGCGGTGAACTTCAAGGACGGTGCGCTCGTGAAGAAGGGCGACGTACTGTTCGTGATCGACCCGCGCCCGTATCAGGCGGAAGTCGACCGCGCCGCCGCGCAGCTCGCGGCCGCGCAGGCGCGCAACGGCTACGCGCAGACGGACTGGCAGCGCGCGCAGCGGCTGATCGGCGACAACGCGATCGCGAAGCGCGACTACGACGAAAAGCAGAACGCGGCACGCGAGGCGAGCGCGAACCTGAAGGCCGCCGAAGCCGCGCTGGAAACGGCACGCATCAATCTCGGCTATACGCGCATCACCGCGCCGGTATCGGGCCGCGTGTCGCGCGCGGAAATCACGCTCGGCAACGTCGTGTCGGCCGGCGCGTCGGCCGCGCCGCTGACGACGCTGGTGTCGGTGTCGCCGATCTACGCATCGTTCGACGCGGACGAACAGACCTACCTGCAATACATCAACGGCGCGCGCAGCGGCCGCAAGGTGCCGGTCGAGCTCGGCCTCGCGAACGAAACCGGCTATTCGCGCAGCGGCGAGATCGATTCGGTCGACAACCGGCTCGACACGTCGTCCGGCACGATCCGCGTGCGCGCACGCTTCGACAACGCGGACGGCACGCTCGTCCCGGGCCTCTATGCGCGCGTGAAGGTGGGCGGCAGCGCGCCGCACGAGGCGCTGCTCGTCGACGACGCGGCGATCAACACCGACCAGGACAAGAAGTTCGTGTTCGTCGTCGACCAGCAGGGCCGCGTGTCGTATCGCGAAGTGCAGCCGGGGATGCAGCACGGCAACCGGCGCGTGATCGTCAGCGGCCTGGCCGCCGGCGATCGCGTGATCGTGAACGGCACGCAGCGCGTGCGCCCCGGCGAGCAGGTGAAGCCGCACATGGTGCCGATGACGGGCGGCGACGATCCGGCCGCGCCGCTCGCGAGCACCGCGAAGCCGGCCGCACCGGCGAAGGCGGATTCGTAA
- the ceoB gene encoding multidrug efflux RND transporter permease subunit CeoB: MNISKFFIDRPIFAGVLSVVILLGGVIAMFLLPISEYPEVVPPSVIVKAQYPGANPKVIAETVASPLEEQINGVEDMLYMQSQANSDGNMTITVTFKLGTDPDKATQLVQNRVNQALPRLPEDVQRLGITTVKSSPTLTMVVHLISPDNRYDMTYLRNYALINVKDRLSRIQGVGQVQLWGSGDYAMRVWLDPQKVAQRGLSAEDVVQAIREQNVQVAAGVIGASPSLPGTPLQLSVNARGRLQTEEEFGDIVVKTTPDGGVTHLRDIARIELDASEYGLRSLLDNKPAVAMAINQSPGANSLQISDEVRKTMAELKQDMPAGVDYKIVYDPTQFVRSSIKAVVHTLLEAIALVVIVVIVFLQTWRASIIPLIAVPVSIVGTFSLLLAFGYSINALSLFGMVLAIGIVVDDAIVVVENVERNIENGMTARQATYKAMQEVSGPIIAIALTLVAVFVPLAFMSGLTGQFYKQFAMTIAISTVISAFNSLTLSPALSAILLKGHGDKEDWLTRVMNRVLGGFFRRFNKVFHRGAENYGRGVRGVLSRKTLMLGVYLVLVGATVLVSKVVPGGFVPAQDKEYLIAFAQLPNGASLDRTEKVIRDMGSIALKQPGVESAVAFPGLSVNGFTNSSSAGIVFVTLKPFSERHGKALSAGAIAGALNQKYGAIKDSFVAVFPPPPVLGLGTLGGFKMQIEDRGAVGYAKLSDATNDFIKRAQQAPELGPLFTSYQINVPQLNVDLDRVKAKQLGVPVTDVFNTMQVYLGSLYVNDFNRFGRVYQVRVQADAPFRQRADDILQLKTRNDKGEMVPLSSLVTVTPTFGPEMVVRYNGYTAADINGGPAPGFSSGQAQAAVERIAHETLPRGVRFEWTDLTYQQILAGDSAMYVFPISVLLVFLVLAALYESLTLPLAVILIVPMSILSALTGVWLTQGDNNIFTQIGLMVLVGLSAKNAILIVEFARELEHDGRTPLEAAIEASRLRLRPILMTSIAFIMGVVPLVTSTGAGSEMRHAMGVAVFFGMLGVTLFGLMLTPVFYVVLRTLAGGKIHVAGKDSTGYGVPAPDA, encoded by the coding sequence ATGAACATTTCCAAATTCTTTATCGACCGGCCGATCTTTGCAGGAGTCCTATCGGTGGTCATCCTGCTGGGCGGGGTGATCGCGATGTTCCTGCTGCCGATTTCGGAATATCCGGAAGTCGTGCCGCCTTCCGTGATCGTGAAGGCGCAGTACCCGGGCGCGAACCCGAAAGTGATCGCCGAGACGGTCGCGTCGCCGCTGGAAGAGCAGATCAACGGCGTCGAGGACATGCTCTACATGCAGTCGCAGGCGAACAGCGACGGCAACATGACGATCACCGTCACGTTCAAGCTCGGCACCGATCCGGACAAGGCCACGCAGCTCGTGCAGAACCGCGTGAACCAGGCGCTGCCGCGCCTGCCGGAAGACGTGCAGCGGCTCGGCATCACCACGGTGAAGAGCTCGCCGACGCTGACGATGGTGGTTCACCTGATCTCGCCGGACAACCGCTACGACATGACCTACCTGCGCAACTACGCGCTGATCAACGTGAAGGATCGCCTGTCGCGGATCCAGGGCGTCGGCCAAGTGCAGCTGTGGGGTTCGGGCGACTACGCGATGCGCGTGTGGCTCGATCCGCAGAAGGTCGCGCAGCGCGGGCTGTCGGCCGAGGACGTCGTGCAGGCGATCCGCGAGCAGAACGTGCAGGTCGCGGCCGGCGTGATCGGCGCATCGCCGTCGCTGCCGGGCACGCCGCTGCAGCTGTCGGTGAATGCGCGCGGCCGTCTGCAGACGGAAGAGGAATTCGGCGACATCGTCGTGAAGACGACGCCGGACGGCGGCGTCACGCACCTGCGCGACATCGCGCGCATCGAGCTCGACGCGTCCGAGTACGGGCTGCGCTCGCTGCTCGACAACAAGCCAGCCGTCGCGATGGCGATCAACCAGTCGCCGGGCGCGAACTCGCTGCAGATCTCCGACGAAGTGCGCAAGACGATGGCCGAGCTGAAGCAGGACATGCCGGCGGGCGTCGACTACAAGATCGTCTACGACCCGACGCAGTTCGTGCGTTCGTCGATCAAGGCCGTCGTGCACACGCTGCTCGAGGCGATCGCGCTGGTCGTGATCGTCGTGATCGTGTTCCTGCAGACCTGGCGCGCGTCGATCATTCCGCTGATCGCGGTGCCGGTGTCGATCGTCGGCACGTTCTCGTTGCTGCTGGCGTTCGGCTATTCGATCAACGCGTTGTCGTTGTTCGGGATGGTGCTCGCGATCGGGATCGTGGTCGACGATGCGATCGTGGTCGTCGAGAACGTCGAGCGCAACATCGAGAACGGGATGACCGCGCGGCAGGCGACCTACAAGGCGATGCAGGAAGTGAGCGGGCCGATCATCGCGATCGCGCTGACGCTCGTCGCCGTGTTCGTGCCGCTCGCGTTCATGTCGGGCCTGACCGGCCAGTTCTACAAGCAGTTCGCGATGACGATCGCGATCTCGACGGTGATCTCGGCGTTCAACTCGCTGACGCTGTCGCCGGCGCTGTCCGCGATCCTGCTCAAGGGCCACGGCGACAAGGAAGACTGGCTCACGCGCGTGATGAACCGTGTGCTCGGCGGCTTCTTCCGCCGTTTCAACAAGGTGTTCCATCGCGGCGCGGAGAACTACGGCCGCGGCGTGCGCGGCGTGCTGTCGCGCAAGACGCTGATGCTCGGCGTGTACCTCGTGCTGGTGGGGGCGACGGTGCTGGTGTCGAAGGTCGTGCCGGGCGGCTTCGTGCCCGCGCAGGACAAGGAATACCTGATCGCGTTCGCGCAACTGCCGAACGGTGCGTCGCTCGATCGTACCGAGAAGGTGATCCGCGACATGGGTTCGATCGCGCTGAAGCAGCCGGGCGTCGAGAGCGCGGTCGCGTTCCCGGGGCTGTCGGTGAACGGCTTCACGAACAGCTCGAGCGCGGGCATCGTGTTCGTCACGCTGAAGCCGTTCTCGGAACGGCACGGCAAGGCGCTGTCGGCCGGCGCGATCGCCGGTGCGCTGAACCAGAAATACGGCGCGATCAAGGATTCGTTCGTCGCGGTGTTCCCGCCGCCGCCGGTGCTCGGCCTCGGCACGCTCGGCGGGTTCAAGATGCAGATCGAGGATCGCGGCGCGGTCGGGTACGCGAAGCTGTCGGATGCGACCAACGATTTCATCAAGCGCGCGCAGCAGGCGCCGGAACTCGGTCCGTTGTTTACGAGCTACCAGATCAACGTGCCGCAGCTCAACGTCGATCTCGATCGCGTGAAGGCGAAGCAGCTCGGCGTGCCGGTGACCGACGTGTTCAACACGATGCAGGTGTATCTCGGTTCGCTGTACGTGAACGACTTCAACCGCTTCGGGCGCGTGTACCAGGTGCGCGTGCAGGCCGATGCGCCGTTCCGCCAGCGCGCGGACGACATCCTGCAACTGAAGACACGCAACGATAAGGGCGAGATGGTGCCGCTGTCGTCGCTCGTCACGGTGACGCCGACGTTCGGCCCGGAAATGGTCGTGCGCTACAACGGCTACACGGCGGCCGACATCAACGGCGGCCCGGCGCCCGGCTTCTCGTCGGGGCAGGCGCAGGCCGCGGTCGAGCGCATCGCGCACGAAACGCTGCCGCGCGGCGTGCGCTTCGAGTGGACCGACCTCACGTACCAGCAGATCCTCGCGGGCGATTCGGCGATGTACGTGTTCCCGATCAGCGTGCTGCTCGTGTTCCTCGTGCTCGCCGCGCTGTACGAAAGCCTGACGCTGCCGCTCGCGGTGATCCTGATCGTGCCGATGAGCATCCTGTCGGCGCTGACGGGCGTGTGGCTCACGCAGGGCGACAACAACATCTTCACGCAGATCGGCCTGATGGTGCTGGTGGGGCTCTCGGCGAAGAACGCGATCCTGATCGTCGAATTCGCGCGCGAGCTCGAACACGACGGCAGGACGCCGCTCGAGGCCGCGATCGAGGCGAGCCGGCTGCGGCTGCGCCCGATTCTGATGACGTCGATCGCCTTCATCATGGGCGTGGTGCCGCTCGTCACGTCGACGGGCGCCGGTTCGGAAATGCGCCATGCGATGGGTGTCGCGGTGTTCTTCGGGATGCTCGGCGTGACGCTGTTCGGGCTGATGCTGACGCCGGTGTTCTATGTCGTGCTGCGTACGCTCGCGGGCGGCAAGATCCACGTCGCCGGCAAGGATTCGACGGGGTACGGTGTACCGGCGCCCGATGCTTGA